One Cupriavidus taiwanensis DNA window includes the following coding sequences:
- a CDS encoding capsular polysaccharide biosynthesis protein, with amino-acid sequence MSLPSEGAIGVLSHGIRRIEHLCAFLGEPVVPLHPWRGAAVPLSGVAAWGRRPTARKARAFAQSRGIERFLCLEDGFLRSLYPGASSQTCALVVDDRGIYYDASQPSRLEDLVSMPLVPAEQARARQLIEQWRESGISKYNYAPPPASLPAQPYVLVVDQTANDASVQFGQADGGSFRRMLESALQAYPDSKILVKEHPEVALGRKCGYLSQILDHGGYPRVERIRDDVHVVPLIRSARAVFAVTSQVGFEALLHGKTVHTFGMPFYAGWGLTVDALPPPGRRHAVAVEQLAFAALVRYTRYVQPHTGHRCEVEDAIDYLALQRRMCQQFPRRLHAIGFTRWKRKVLKDFVQGHAVIFHRNLRTVPQGATVLRWGQRIDPTVRRDLSMITVEDGFLRSVGLGAQLVRPLSWVFDRSGIYYDATGESDLERLLANTEFDAAILARAARLREAIIRSGLTKYNVGSGNWIRPAGVGRVILVVGQVETDASLRFGAPGIRTNRALLEAVRAEAPDAHLVYKPHPDVMTGLRGNRDEEKALAALCDELVLDCPMDRLIAAVDGVHVLTSLAGFEALLRSKPVTTHGAPFYAGWGLTDDRYEIPRRHRRLSLDMLVAGALILYPRYVLRDGRSGFATPEIVVDYLLSWRDEAPARASGCRRRLILPLLELWSRWRDAAAMRDGHRTRGAGNAASNGPPSRAVRRKLSAPEQ; translated from the coding sequence ATGAGCCTGCCGTCTGAGGGCGCGATCGGCGTTCTTTCCCATGGCATTCGCCGTATTGAACATCTCTGCGCCTTTCTGGGCGAGCCGGTGGTCCCCTTGCATCCGTGGCGAGGCGCCGCGGTACCGCTGTCCGGCGTTGCCGCGTGGGGCCGGCGGCCCACCGCGCGCAAGGCGCGAGCATTCGCGCAATCCCGCGGCATCGAGCGCTTCCTGTGTCTCGAAGACGGTTTCCTGCGCTCGCTGTATCCAGGGGCGTCGTCCCAGACCTGCGCGCTGGTGGTCGATGACCGCGGAATTTATTACGATGCCTCGCAACCGTCCCGACTGGAGGACCTGGTCTCCATGCCGCTGGTGCCGGCAGAGCAGGCAAGGGCGCGGCAACTGATCGAACAGTGGCGCGAATCGGGCATCTCCAAGTACAACTATGCGCCGCCCCCGGCATCGCTGCCGGCACAGCCTTATGTACTGGTCGTTGACCAGACCGCGAACGATGCCTCGGTGCAGTTCGGACAGGCGGACGGCGGCAGTTTCCGTCGCATGCTCGAGTCTGCGTTGCAGGCTTATCCGGATAGCAAGATCCTGGTCAAGGAACATCCCGAGGTTGCGCTCGGGCGTAAGTGCGGCTATCTCAGCCAGATCCTCGACCATGGCGGCTATCCGCGCGTGGAGCGGATCCGGGACGACGTTCACGTAGTGCCGCTGATCCGCAGCGCGCGCGCGGTCTTCGCGGTCACCTCGCAGGTTGGTTTTGAAGCACTGCTGCATGGCAAGACAGTTCATACGTTTGGAATGCCTTTCTATGCCGGCTGGGGCCTGACGGTAGACGCGTTGCCACCCCCTGGCAGGCGACATGCCGTCGCGGTGGAGCAACTGGCGTTTGCCGCGCTGGTCCGATACACGCGCTATGTCCAGCCGCATACGGGCCATCGCTGCGAGGTGGAGGACGCCATCGATTACCTGGCGTTGCAGCGCAGGATGTGCCAGCAGTTTCCGCGGCGCTTGCATGCGATCGGCTTTACCCGCTGGAAACGGAAGGTCCTGAAGGACTTCGTGCAAGGTCACGCGGTCATCTTTCACCGCAACCTGCGCACTGTGCCGCAAGGCGCGACGGTGCTGCGCTGGGGCCAGCGTATCGACCCCACGGTGCGCCGAGATCTCTCAATGATCACGGTGGAGGATGGCTTTCTGCGATCTGTCGGCCTTGGCGCGCAACTGGTCCGCCCGCTGTCGTGGGTCTTCGATCGTTCCGGCATCTATTACGACGCGACCGGGGAGTCCGACCTTGAACGGTTGTTGGCCAATACCGAATTTGACGCCGCCATCCTCGCGCGCGCGGCGCGATTGCGCGAAGCCATCATCCGGAGCGGGCTGACCAAGTACAACGTCGGGTCAGGCAACTGGATCCGGCCCGCGGGGGTTGGCCGCGTCATTCTGGTGGTTGGCCAGGTGGAGACGGATGCCTCTCTGCGCTTTGGCGCCCCGGGTATCCGCACCAACCGGGCGCTGCTCGAGGCGGTCCGCGCCGAGGCGCCGGACGCGCATCTGGTCTATAAGCCACATCCCGATGTCATGACCGGCTTGCGCGGCAACCGCGACGAGGAGAAGGCGCTTGCCGCACTGTGCGACGAACTGGTGCTGGACTGCCCGATGGACCGGCTTATCGCCGCGGTCGATGGCGTCCATGTCCTGACCTCTCTCGCCGGGTTCGAGGCCCTGCTACGGAGCAAGCCGGTCACGACGCACGGCGCGCCGTTCTATGCTGGCTGGGGCCTCACTGACGACCGCTATGAAATTCCGCGCCGGCATCGCCGTCTTTCGCTGGACATGCTCGTCGCGGGCGCGCTGATTCTGTATCCCCGCTATGTCTTGCGCGATGGGCGGAGCGGCTTTGCGACGCCGGAAATCGTCGTGGATTACCTGCTCTCGTGGCGCGACGAGGCGCCAGCCCGTGCTTCCGGATGCCGACGCCGTCTGATCCTGCCACTGCTGGAACTGTGGTCTCGCTGGCGCGATGCCGCTGCCATGCGGGACGGCCACAGGACCAGAGGGGCCGGCAATGCCGCTTCGAACGGTCCACCGAGTCGTGCCGTGCGTCGAAAGCTGTCTGCGCCAGAACAATAG
- a CDS encoding capsule biosynthesis protein, which produces MPQKAPAPVAPEPASLDQIARHRRILLLQGPNGPFFARLRDLLAAKGCHVTKVNFNGGDDIFYRRGDVVRFMQPMVLWEATLRNLVAARRTDAIVVFGTSRQHHRLAARVAEALGIAFWAFEEGYVRPDYITLECGGVNADSPLATLAIAEIPTVKAPAKPRRFPHAFRKMALYSFVYFAGGMAGARRYPHYRHHKPFGLPELGQWIRAAYRKQVYRWQERPLREQLLANDHPHFFLVPLQVYNDSQIRTHSPWRRIEDFIEWTAHSFAQHAPADSVLVFKHHPMDRGHTDYAALVDACAKRFSAEGRIVYIHDAHLPSLLHRCIGLVTVNSTTGLQALFHRVPVIALGRCFYAKPGLTYQGPLDAFWNDPGAADMRVYTRFRNYLVRVSQINSSFYADDMLAPVPERGRKALQWRTLARLLFALGLVTADAYSGRAWDIASALNVLAMLLIE; this is translated from the coding sequence ATGCCGCAGAAGGCGCCCGCGCCAGTCGCGCCGGAGCCGGCATCACTGGACCAGATTGCCAGGCATCGGCGCATTCTGCTGCTGCAAGGACCGAACGGCCCGTTCTTCGCGCGCCTGCGTGACCTGCTCGCAGCCAAGGGCTGCCACGTCACCAAGGTCAATTTCAATGGCGGCGACGATATCTTCTATCGGCGCGGCGACGTTGTCCGGTTCATGCAGCCGATGGTGCTGTGGGAGGCCACGCTGCGCAACCTGGTTGCGGCGCGCCGGACCGACGCCATCGTGGTATTCGGCACCAGTCGCCAACACCACCGCCTTGCCGCGCGCGTGGCCGAGGCCCTGGGCATTGCGTTCTGGGCGTTCGAAGAGGGCTATGTGCGTCCGGACTACATCACCCTGGAGTGCGGCGGCGTGAATGCGGATTCTCCGCTTGCCACGCTTGCCATTGCGGAAATCCCGACGGTCAAGGCGCCGGCAAAGCCTCGCAGATTCCCCCATGCCTTCCGCAAGATGGCGCTGTACTCGTTCGTGTACTTTGCCGGCGGCATGGCAGGCGCGCGTCGCTATCCGCACTACCGGCATCACAAGCCATTCGGTTTGCCCGAGCTTGGGCAATGGATACGGGCGGCATACCGCAAGCAGGTCTATCGCTGGCAAGAGAGGCCGCTGCGGGAGCAACTGCTGGCGAACGACCACCCCCATTTTTTCCTGGTTCCGCTACAGGTCTACAACGACAGTCAGATCCGGACGCATAGCCCGTGGCGCAGGATCGAGGATTTTATCGAATGGACCGCGCATTCTTTCGCGCAGCATGCGCCGGCGGACAGCGTGCTGGTGTTCAAGCACCATCCGATGGATCGGGGGCATACCGACTACGCTGCCTTGGTCGACGCATGTGCGAAACGCTTCAGCGCCGAGGGCCGTATCGTCTATATCCACGATGCTCATCTGCCGTCGCTGCTGCACCGATGCATCGGGCTGGTGACGGTGAATTCAACGACCGGCCTGCAGGCCTTGTTTCACCGCGTTCCCGTCATTGCGCTCGGCCGCTGTTTCTATGCCAAGCCAGGCCTGACCTACCAGGGGCCGCTCGACGCCTTCTGGAATGATCCTGGTGCCGCGGATATGCGCGTCTACACGCGCTTCCGCAATTACCTCGTGCGGGTGTCGCAAATCAATTCGTCATTCTATGCGGACGACATGCTGGCGCCGGTCCCGGAGCGGGGCCGCAAGGCGCTTCAATGGAGAACGCTGGCGCGCCTGCTGTTCGCTCTGGGACTGGTGACTGCCGACGCCTATAGCGGTCGCGCCTGGGATATCGCCTCGGCCTTGAACGTGCTGGCCATGCTTCTGATCGAATAA
- a CDS encoding PadR family transcriptional regulator: MHHHHPHHDGYGQHPDLFGRARHLMLRFAPHLVHHAMARGHGSGFWGGGRDDDSFGPGSPGGFDEESWRRGRKFSADDLQLLLLSLLEEKPSHGYELIKALETRTNGFYKPSPGVVYPALTYLEEVGYATVDTEGNKKRYQLSETGKAHLAANRERVDVMVARLRHVARKMEWMRRAMRGEQQPEPEQGGWLPELMQARAALKQALVMRSEAGADEQRRIAAILARAAAEIEAGPQA, from the coding sequence ATGCATCACCACCACCCGCACCACGACGGTTATGGCCAACATCCCGACCTTTTCGGCCGGGCCCGCCATCTCATGTTGCGCTTTGCCCCCCACCTGGTTCATCACGCCATGGCCCGCGGCCACGGCAGCGGTTTCTGGGGCGGCGGCCGCGACGACGACAGCTTCGGCCCCGGCAGCCCCGGCGGCTTCGACGAAGAAAGCTGGCGCCGCGGCCGCAAGTTCAGTGCCGACGACCTGCAGTTGCTGCTGCTGTCGTTACTCGAAGAAAAACCCAGCCATGGCTACGAACTGATCAAGGCGCTGGAGACGCGCACCAACGGCTTCTACAAGCCCAGTCCCGGCGTGGTTTATCCCGCGCTGACTTACCTGGAGGAAGTCGGCTATGCCACGGTCGACACCGAAGGCAACAAGAAGCGCTACCAGTTGTCTGAAACGGGCAAGGCGCACTTGGCTGCCAACCGCGAGCGTGTCGACGTGATGGTGGCGCGGCTGCGCCACGTGGCGCGCAAGATGGAGTGGATGCGCCGGGCGATGCGGGGCGAGCAGCAGCCCGAGCCGGAGCAGGGCGGCTGGCTGCCGGAACTGATGCAGGCGCGCGCGGCGCTGAAGCAGGCGCTGGTGATGCGCAGCGAAGCGGGTGCCGATGAGCAGCGCCGCATTGCCGCGATCCTGGCGCGCGCAGCGGCGGAGATTGAAGCGGGCCCGCAGGCCTGA
- a CDS encoding SIP domain-containing protein, with translation MTENTTEPARNLTVERVRHPLKMRLLQVLRTTQVSPQLLRVTLGGADLQDFVSASFDDHVKVFFPAAGDDKPVLPQVTADGVVFPEGQPRPAARDYTPRRYDAAKLELDLEFVLHGDGPASTWAAQARPGQFLGVGGPRGSFVVPTAFDWHLLIGDDTALPAIARRLEELGAGTQAIVVVEVADAAAQIALPSAAQVDVHWLHRGEAPEGSLLEGALRKLALPRGEGYVWAAGEGAAMKAVRQYLVTERGIDKKRIRASAYWKRGASAVHETLDD, from the coding sequence ATGACCGAAAACACGACTGAACCCGCACGCAACCTGACCGTCGAGCGCGTGCGCCATCCGCTGAAGATGCGCTTGCTGCAGGTGCTGCGCACCACGCAGGTTTCGCCGCAACTGCTGCGCGTGACGCTGGGCGGTGCAGATCTGCAGGACTTTGTCTCGGCGTCGTTCGACGATCACGTCAAGGTGTTTTTCCCGGCTGCGGGGGATGACAAGCCGGTGCTGCCGCAGGTCACCGCGGACGGCGTTGTCTTCCCGGAAGGCCAGCCGCGCCCGGCGGCGCGCGACTACACGCCGCGCCGCTACGATGCGGCGAAGCTGGAGCTGGACCTCGAATTCGTGCTGCATGGCGACGGCCCTGCGTCGACCTGGGCGGCGCAGGCGCGGCCGGGCCAGTTCCTGGGCGTGGGCGGGCCGCGCGGCTCGTTCGTGGTGCCCACAGCGTTCGACTGGCACCTGCTGATCGGCGACGATACGGCGCTGCCGGCGATCGCGCGACGGCTGGAAGAGCTTGGCGCCGGCACCCAGGCCATCGTCGTGGTAGAGGTGGCCGATGCCGCCGCGCAGATCGCGCTGCCGAGCGCGGCGCAGGTCGACGTGCACTGGCTGCATCGCGGCGAGGCGCCGGAAGGCAGCCTGCTGGAAGGCGCGCTGCGCAAGCTGGCGCTGCCGCGTGGCGAGGGCTATGTGTGGGCCGCCGGCGAGGGCGCCGCGATGAAGGCCGTGCGCCAGTACCTGGTGACGGAACGCGGCATCGACAAGAAGCGCATCCGCGCGTCGGCCTACTGGAAGCGCGGGGCGTCGGCGGTGCACGAGACGCTGGACGACTGA
- the alaC gene encoding alanine transaminase, producing MTAASSGKRRFARIDRLPPYVFNITAELKMAARRRGEDIIDMSMGNPDGATPAHIVAKLTEAAQRPDTHGYSASKGIPRLRRAISHWYRERYDVEIDPDTEAIVTIGSKEGLAHLMLATLDRGDTVLVPDPSYPIHIYGAVIAGADIRSVPLVPGIDFFAELERAIRGSYPKPKMIVLGFPSNPTAQCVELDFFERVIALARKHDIFVVHDLAYADIVFDGWKAPSIMQVPGAKDIAVEFFTLSKSYNMAGWRVGFMVGNPDLVAALTRIKSYHDYGTFTPLQIAAIAALEGDQQCVSEIAAQYQSRRDVLARGLIEAGWPVEIPKASMYIWARIPEPYRALGSLEFSKQLLAKAKVSVSPGIGFGDYGDEYVRFALIENESRIRQAVRGIKAMFRADGLVKPSAPAQA from the coding sequence ATGACTGCCGCTTCCTCCGGCAAGCGCCGCTTCGCGCGCATCGATCGCCTTCCCCCGTACGTTTTCAATATCACCGCCGAGCTGAAGATGGCCGCCCGCCGCCGTGGCGAGGACATCATCGACATGAGCATGGGCAACCCGGATGGCGCCACGCCGGCGCATATCGTGGCCAAGCTTACCGAAGCGGCGCAGCGGCCCGATACGCACGGCTATTCGGCATCCAAGGGCATTCCTCGGCTGCGCCGCGCGATCTCGCACTGGTACCGCGAACGCTATGACGTCGAGATCGATCCGGATACCGAGGCCATCGTCACGATCGGCTCCAAGGAGGGCCTGGCGCATCTGATGCTGGCCACGCTGGACCGCGGCGACACGGTGCTGGTGCCGGATCCCAGCTATCCCATCCACATCTACGGCGCGGTCATCGCCGGGGCCGATATCCGCTCAGTGCCGCTGGTGCCGGGCATCGACTTCTTTGCCGAGCTGGAGCGCGCCATCCGCGGCAGCTATCCCAAGCCCAAGATGATCGTGCTGGGTTTTCCGTCGAACCCGACGGCGCAATGCGTGGAGCTCGATTTTTTCGAGCGCGTGATCGCGCTGGCGCGCAAGCACGATATCTTCGTGGTGCACGACCTGGCCTACGCCGACATCGTCTTCGATGGCTGGAAGGCGCCGTCGATCATGCAGGTGCCCGGCGCCAAGGACATCGCGGTGGAGTTCTTCACGCTGTCCAAGAGCTACAACATGGCGGGCTGGCGCGTGGGCTTCATGGTCGGCAACCCGGACCTGGTGGCGGCGCTGACGCGCATCAAAAGCTATCACGACTACGGCACCTTCACGCCGCTGCAGATCGCGGCCATTGCCGCGCTGGAGGGCGACCAGCAATGCGTGAGCGAGATCGCCGCGCAATACCAGTCGCGCCGCGACGTGCTGGCGCGCGGGCTGATCGAGGCCGGGTGGCCGGTGGAGATTCCGAAGGCGTCGATGTATATCTGGGCGCGGATTCCTGAGCCATACCGCGCGCTGGGCTCGCTCGAGTTCTCCAAGCAGCTGCTGGCCAAGGCCAAGGTATCGGTGTCGCCGGGCATCGGCTTTGGCGACTATGGCGACGAGTACGTGCGCTTTGCGCTGATCGAAAATGAATCGCGCATCCGGCAGGCGGTGCGCGGCATCAAGGCGATGTTCCGCGCGGACGGGCTGGTGAAGCCGTCGGCGCCGGCACAGGCATGA
- a CDS encoding Crp/Fnr family transcriptional regulator, which translates to MSLDALLARSPWAAALTPAQRDRVRNELRERAVPQGAYVIRKGDLADSWLGVAEGLVKVHCAAPSGKRATLTGVPAGGWLGEGSLLKREALRYDVVALRDSRIAYMPGATFRWLQETSLPFNRYLLDQLNERLGLFIATVEHERLHGIEGRVARALATLFHPVLCPGLGPALHLTQEEVGLLAGISRQRANAALKVLESEGLLAVEHGAVHVLDLEALRRY; encoded by the coding sequence GTGAGCCTCGACGCGCTGCTGGCACGCAGCCCCTGGGCCGCGGCACTGACGCCGGCGCAGCGCGATCGCGTGCGCAACGAACTGCGTGAGCGCGCGGTGCCGCAGGGCGCCTACGTTATCCGCAAGGGCGACCTGGCCGACAGCTGGCTGGGCGTCGCCGAGGGCCTGGTCAAGGTGCATTGCGCCGCGCCCTCCGGCAAGCGCGCCACGCTGACCGGCGTGCCGGCCGGCGGCTGGCTCGGCGAAGGTTCGCTGCTCAAGCGCGAGGCGCTGCGCTATGACGTGGTGGCGCTGCGCGATTCCCGCATCGCGTACATGCCCGGTGCCACCTTCCGCTGGCTGCAGGAAACCAGCCTTCCCTTCAACCGCTACCTGCTGGACCAGCTCAACGAACGGCTCGGCTTGTTTATCGCCACCGTCGAGCACGAACGGCTGCATGGCATCGAAGGACGCGTGGCGCGGGCGCTGGCGACGCTGTTCCATCCGGTGCTATGCCCGGGCCTGGGTCCGGCGCTGCATCTGACGCAGGAGGAAGTCGGCCTGCTGGCGGGGATTTCTCGCCAGCGGGCCAATGCCGCGCTCAAGGTGCTGGAGAGCGAAGGCTTGCTGGCGGTCGAGCACGGCGCCGTGCATGTGCTCGACCTGGAGGCGCTGCGCCGCTACTGA
- a CDS encoding enoyl-CoA hydratase/isomerase family protein, with translation MRLTEEIKAANLDVAEPEVVFQVVNGVGIATLNRPRQLNALSYPMIVALGARMEAWANDDAIRAVVLRGAGPKAFCAGGDIRALTDSYRDGTPLHRRFFIDEYTLDYRLHRYPKPLVALMDGIVMGGGMGLAQAAHLRLVTERSRVAMPETGIGLVPDVGASHFLSKLPVPLALYLGLTGVSIGAPDALLCGLADAAVDSGTLAGLEQTLAGIDWGHDTLADLRRALVREPIASAADAPLLQVLPALLQHFPAHATLPEILAGLACQDDSAYTAWATRTIDVLRTRSPLSACATRELLLRGRRMDLAECFRMELAVVVNTFARGDFVEGVRALIVDKDNAPQWRVTSYDAVDDADVQALFRPWWAPGEQPLPLAPFA, from the coding sequence ATGCGACTGACCGAAGAGATCAAGGCCGCCAACCTGGATGTGGCCGAGCCGGAGGTTGTGTTCCAGGTGGTCAACGGCGTCGGCATTGCCACGCTGAACCGGCCGCGCCAGCTCAATGCGCTGTCCTACCCGATGATCGTCGCGCTGGGCGCGCGGATGGAAGCGTGGGCGAATGACGATGCCATCCGCGCAGTGGTGCTGCGCGGCGCGGGCCCCAAGGCCTTCTGCGCCGGCGGCGATATCCGCGCGCTGACCGACAGCTACCGCGACGGCACGCCGCTGCACCGGCGCTTCTTTATTGACGAATACACGCTGGACTACCGCCTGCACCGCTATCCCAAGCCGCTGGTGGCGCTGATGGACGGCATCGTCATGGGCGGCGGCATGGGGCTGGCGCAAGCCGCGCACCTGCGCCTGGTCACCGAACGCTCGCGCGTGGCCATGCCCGAGACCGGCATCGGCCTGGTGCCGGACGTGGGCGCCAGCCATTTCCTGTCGAAGCTGCCGGTGCCGCTGGCGCTCTACCTGGGCTTGACGGGCGTCAGCATCGGCGCCCCGGACGCCTTGCTGTGCGGGCTGGCCGATGCGGCAGTCGACAGCGGCACGCTGGCCGGGCTTGAGCAAACCCTCGCCGGCATCGACTGGGGCCATGACACGCTGGCGGACCTGCGCCGTGCGCTGGTGCGCGAGCCCATTGCCAGCGCCGCGGACGCCCCGCTGCTGCAAGTGCTGCCCGCCCTGCTGCAGCATTTCCCGGCGCACGCAACCCTGCCGGAGATCCTTGCCGGACTGGCTTGCCAGGACGACTCCGCCTACACCGCGTGGGCCACCCGCACCATCGACGTGCTGCGCACGCGCTCGCCACTGTCAGCGTGCGCCACGCGCGAGCTGCTGCTGCGTGGGCGCAGGATGGACCTGGCCGAGTGCTTCCGCATGGAACTGGCGGTAGTGGTCAACACCTTCGCGCGAGGCGACTTCGTCGAGGGCGTGCGCGCGCTGATCGTCGACAAGGACAACGCCCCGCAGTGGCGCGTCACCAGTTATGACGCGGTGGATGATGCCGACGTACAGGCGCTGTTCCGGCCGTGGTGGGCGCCGGGCGAGCAGCCGCTGCCCCTGGCTCCGTTCGCCTGA
- a CDS encoding enoyl-CoA hydratase produces the protein MIEFALHGHVATLTLSRPPANAFTAEGLQQLRELVARIDANPEVRAVVVTGAGEKFFSAGADLNGFADGDRAHARVMAQQFGSAFEALQNARPVVIAAINGYAMGGGLECALACDIRIAEEQAQMALPEAAVGLLPCGCGTQTLPWLVGEGWAKRMILTNERIDAATALRIGLVEQVVPRGQALATALAMAERACGVSPRAAAHSKRLVHLARQGVPRQAALALERERFVDLFDDADQREGVNAFLEKRAPQWRNA, from the coding sequence ATGATCGAGTTCGCCCTGCACGGCCATGTCGCCACGCTGACGCTGAGCCGTCCGCCCGCCAACGCCTTCACCGCCGAAGGCCTGCAACAGTTGCGCGAGCTGGTGGCAAGGATCGACGCCAACCCGGAAGTGCGCGCCGTGGTCGTCACCGGCGCCGGCGAGAAATTCTTCAGCGCCGGTGCCGACCTGAACGGCTTTGCCGACGGCGACCGCGCCCACGCGCGCGTGATGGCGCAGCAGTTCGGCAGCGCCTTCGAAGCGCTGCAGAACGCGCGCCCGGTGGTGATTGCCGCGATCAACGGCTATGCCATGGGCGGCGGGCTGGAATGCGCGCTCGCCTGCGACATCCGCATCGCCGAGGAGCAGGCGCAGATGGCACTGCCCGAAGCCGCCGTCGGCCTGCTGCCGTGCGGCTGCGGCACGCAGACGCTGCCGTGGCTGGTGGGCGAAGGCTGGGCCAAGCGCATGATCCTGACCAACGAGCGCATCGACGCGGCCACCGCGCTGCGCATCGGCCTGGTGGAACAGGTGGTGCCGCGCGGCCAGGCCCTGGCGACGGCGCTGGCGATGGCCGAGCGCGCCTGCGGCGTCAGCCCGCGTGCCGCCGCGCACAGCAAGCGGCTGGTACACCTGGCGCGCCAGGGTGTGCCGCGCCAGGCCGCGCTCGCGCTGGAGCGCGAGCGCTTTGTCGACCTGTTCGACGATGCCGACCAGCGCGAGGGCGTCAACGCCTTCCTCGAGAAACGCGCGCCGCAATGGCGCAACGCCTAG
- the mmsB gene encoding 3-hydroxyisobutyrate dehydrogenase — MHIAFIGLGNMGAPMARNLLKAGHTLTVFDLNAAAVASLCAEGAASADSARKAVAEAEFVITMLPAAAHVRSAYLGPEGVLAGVRPGVPLVDSSTIDPATVRELAAAAEARGNALADAPVSGGTVGAQAGTLTFMVGATEALFAQVRPVLAGMGRNLVHCGGTGTGQVAKICNNLILGISMIGVAEAMALGVKLGIDANVLAGIVNTSTGRCWASDTCNPWPGVIETAPASRGYSGGFGADLMLKDLGLAADAARSVKQPLFLGALAQQVYQAVNHAGDGQLDFSGVIRQYLSAADKEPKQ, encoded by the coding sequence ATGCATATCGCCTTCATCGGCCTGGGCAACATGGGCGCGCCCATGGCGCGCAACCTGCTCAAAGCCGGCCACACGCTCACCGTATTCGACCTTAACGCTGCTGCAGTGGCTTCGCTGTGCGCCGAAGGCGCAGCGTCGGCTGATTCCGCCCGCAAGGCCGTTGCCGAAGCGGAGTTTGTCATCACCATGCTGCCCGCAGCCGCCCATGTGCGCAGCGCCTACCTGGGGCCGGAAGGCGTGCTGGCCGGCGTGCGCCCCGGCGTGCCGCTGGTCGACTCCAGCACCATCGACCCCGCCACCGTGCGCGAACTGGCCGCCGCGGCCGAGGCCCGCGGCAACGCGCTGGCCGATGCGCCGGTCTCCGGCGGCACCGTTGGCGCGCAGGCCGGCACGCTGACCTTCATGGTCGGCGCCACCGAGGCGCTGTTCGCGCAGGTGCGTCCGGTGCTGGCAGGCATGGGCCGCAACCTGGTCCATTGCGGCGGCACCGGCACCGGCCAGGTCGCCAAGATCTGCAACAACCTGATCCTCGGCATCTCGATGATCGGCGTTGCCGAGGCGATGGCGCTGGGGGTGAAGCTCGGCATCGACGCCAACGTGCTGGCGGGCATCGTCAATACCTCGACCGGGCGCTGCTGGGCGTCGGACACCTGCAACCCCTGGCCCGGCGTGATCGAGACCGCGCCGGCCAGCCGCGGCTACAGCGGTGGCTTTGGCGCCGACCTGATGCTCAAGGACCTGGGCCTGGCCGCGGACGCCGCACGCAGCGTGAAGCAGCCGCTGTTTCTCGGCGCGCTGGCGCAGCAGGTCTACCAGGCCGTGAACCATGCCGGCGACGGCCAGCTCGACTTTTCCGGCGTGATTCGCCAGTACCTGTCCGCCGCGGACAAGGAGCCCAAGCAATGA